Proteins encoded within one genomic window of Cellulomonas xiejunii:
- a CDS encoding histidine phosphatase family protein has translation MTLTMTLVRHGRTHFNARRILQGRCDSPLTRDGRAGVRATARHLARTPFTAAWASPSGRAVATAVELLRPHPDVPLRTDPDLREYAFGIYEQRPERVLDEVVAWPDLVTDVLAGTHPGLPGGEPGADFMDRTRDVFARIADTHRDGHVLVVGHGLALGAYLATVDEVGLVPLPNASVSTVEVEPDGTARITSLAVDVAGQGHVAARPMRTPTPVPSVA, from the coding sequence ATGACCCTCACCATGACGCTCGTCCGCCACGGCCGCACCCACTTCAACGCCCGCCGCATCCTGCAGGGCCGTTGTGACTCCCCGCTGACGCGCGACGGCCGCGCCGGCGTCCGCGCCACCGCCCGTCACCTGGCACGCACGCCGTTCACCGCCGCGTGGGCGTCGCCGTCGGGGCGGGCCGTCGCCACCGCCGTCGAGCTGCTGCGCCCCCACCCCGACGTCCCCCTGCGCACCGACCCCGACCTTCGGGAGTACGCCTTCGGCATCTACGAGCAGCGGCCCGAGCGTGTCCTCGACGAGGTCGTCGCGTGGCCGGACCTCGTCACCGACGTCCTGGCCGGGACCCACCCCGGCCTGCCGGGGGGCGAGCCGGGCGCCGACTTCATGGACCGCACGCGCGACGTCTTCGCCCGCATCGCGGACACGCACCGCGACGGGCACGTGCTGGTCGTCGGCCACGGGCTCGCGCTCGGCGCGTACCTGGCGACCGTCGACGAGGTCGGGCTCGTGCCGCTGCCCAACGCGTCGGTCTCGACCGTCGAGGTCGAGCCGGACGGGACCGCCCGCATCACGAGCCTCGCGGTCGACGTCGCCGGGCAGGGGCACGTCGCCGCACGTCCGATGCGCACACCGACGCCCGTGCCGTCCGTCGCCTGA